Proteins encoded in a region of the Aphelocoma coerulescens isolate FSJ_1873_10779 chromosome 28, UR_Acoe_1.0, whole genome shotgun sequence genome:
- the ACER1 gene encoding alkaline ceramidase 1 — MPSIFSYQSAEVDWCESNFVRSAVIAEYYNTISNVSFFILSPALLYLNRQYCQKRAVPLYFVSGLLLLVGLFSMYFHMTLSYVGQLLDELSILWTLAVAYSFWYPQCYFPKCIKTRRHFFWLTGTTTVISTLMSFVKPTLNAYALNCIAFHLLYMTWRELKKCNDKRVHRMAAVMVMWWALAITSWISDRWLCWLWQAINFPYFHSFWHVLIAMSLLYCCPLVIYFNVSYEMPSFKPKLEYWPSDSWPVVVPYVTLEEPHKQC, encoded by the exons ATGCCGAGCATATTTTCCTACCAGAGTGCTGAGGTGGATTGGTGTGAGAGCAACTTCGTGCGCTCGGCGGTGATTGCTGAGTACTACAACACC atcagCAATGTGAGCTTCTTCATCCTGTCTCCTGCGCTGCTGTACCTGAACCGGCAGTACTGCCAGAAGAGGGCCGTGCCCCTCTACTTCGTCTCGGGGCTGCTCCTCCTCGTAG GTCTCTTCTCCATGTACTTCCACATGACCCTGAGCTACGTGGGACAGCTCTTGGATGAGCTCTCCATCCTCTGGACGCTGGCTGTGGCTTATTCCTTCTGGTACCCACAGTGTTACTTCCCCAAGTGCATCAAGACCAG GAGGCATTTCTTCTGGCTGACTGGCACCACCACCGTGATCAGCACTTTGATGTCGTTCGTCAAGCCGACCCTCAATGCCTACGCGCTCAACTGCATCGCCTTCCACCTGCTCTACATGACCTGGCGGGAGCTCAAGAA GTGCAATGACAAGCGGGTTCACCGGATGGCCGCGGTCATGGTGATGTGGTGGGCACTGGCCATCACCAGCTGGATCAGTGACCGGTGGCTCTGCTGGCTCTGGCAGGCCATCAACTTCCCCTACTTCCACAGCTTCTG GCACGTGCTGATAGCCATGTCCCTGCTGTACTGCTGCCCGCTGGTCATCTACTTCAACGTCAGCTACGAGATGCCCTCATTCAAGCCGAAGCTGGAATACTGGCCCAGCGACTCGTGGCCTGTCGTGGTGCCCTACGTCACCCTGGAGGAGCCCCACAAGCAGTGCTAG